In Canis aureus isolate CA01 chromosome 12, VMU_Caureus_v.1.0, whole genome shotgun sequence, a genomic segment contains:
- the VANGL1 gene encoding vang-like protein 1 has translation MDTESTYSGYSYYSSHSKKSHRQGERNRERHKSPRNKDGRGSEKSVTIQAPTGEPLLANDSTRAEEVQDDNWGETTTAITGTSEHSISQEDIARISKDLEDSVGLDCKRYLGLTVASVLGLLVFLTPIAFILLPPILWRDELEPCGTICEGLFISVAFKLLILLIGTWALFFRKQRADVPRVFVFRALLLVLVFLFVVSYWLFYGVRILDSRDRNYQGIVQYAVSLVDALLFIHYLAIVLLELRQLQPMFTLQVVRSTDGESRFYSLGHLSIQRAALVVLENYYKDFTIYNPNLLTASKFRAAKHMAGLKVYNVDGPSNNATGQSRAMIAAAARRRDSSHNELYYEEAEHERRVKKRRARLVVAVEEAFIHIQRLQAEEQQKAPGEVMDPREAAQAIFPSMARALQKYLRTTRQQHYHSMESILQHLAFCITNSMTPKAFLERYLSAGPTLQYDKERWLSTQWRLVSDEAVTSGLRDGIVFVLKCLDFSLVVNVKRIPFIVLSEEFIDPKSHKFVLRLQSETSV, from the exons ATGGATACCGAATCCACATATTCTGGATATTCTTACTATTCAAGTCATTCgaagaaatctcacagacaagG ggagagaaatagagagagacacaaaTCACCCCGGAATAAAGATGGCAGAGGGTCAGAAAAATCTGTCACCATTCAAGCTCCTACCGGAGAGCCCCTGTTGGCAAATGATTCTACTCGGGCAGAGGAAGTTCAG GATGACAACTGGGGAGAGACCACAACAGCCATCACGGGCACCTCAGAGCACAGCATATCCCAGGAGGACATTGCCAGGATCAGCAAGGACCTGGAGGACAGCGTGGGGCTGGACTGCAAgcgctacctgggcctcactgtgGCCTCGGTCCTCGGACTTCTAGTGTTCCTCACGCCCATCGCCTTCATCCTGCTGCCCCCCATCCTGTGGCGGGACGAGCTGGAGCCCTGCGGCACCATTTGTGAGGGCCTCTTTATCTCCGTGGCGTTCAAGCTCCTCATCCTGCTCATCGGGACGTGGGCGCTCTTTTTCCGCAAGCAAAGGGCCGACGTGCCGCGGGTTTTCGTGTTCCGCGCCCTGTTGTTGGTCCTCGTCTTCCTTTTCGTGGTCTCCTATTGGCTCTTCTACGGGGTTCGCATTCTGGACTCGCGGGACCGGAATTACCAGGGCATCGTGCAGTACGCCGTGTCCCTGGTGGACGCGCTGCTCTTCATCCATTACCTGGCCATCGTGCTGCTGGAGCTCAGGCAGCTGCAGCCCATGTTCACGCTGCAAGTGGTGCGATCCACCGACGGCGAGTCCCGGTTCTACAGCCTGGGCCACCTCAG TATCCAGCGAGCAGCATTGGTGGTTCTGGAAAATTACTATAAAGATTTCACCATCTATAACCCCAATCTCCTAACAGCCTCCAAATTCCGAGCAGCCAAGCACATGGCCGGGCTGAAAGTCTACAATGTAGATG GCCCCAGTAACAATGCCACCGGTCAGTCCCGGGCCATGATCGCTGCAGCCGCTCGGCGCAGAGATTCAAGCCACAACGAGTTGTATTATGAAGAGGCAGAGCATGAGCGGCGGGTGAAGAAGCGGAGAGCAAG ACTGGTGGTCGCAGTGGAGGAGGCCTTCATCCACATCCAGCGGCTCCAGGCCGAGGAGCAGCAGAAAGCCCCAGGGGAGGTGATGGACCCACGGGAGGCCGCCCAGGCCATCTTCCCCTCCATGGCCCGGGCTCTGCAGAAGTACCTGCGTACCACTCGGCAGCAGCACTACCACAGCATGGAGAGCATCCTGCAGCACCTGGCCTTCTGCATCACCAACAGCATGACCCCCAAG GCCTTTCTAGAACGTTACCTCAGTGCGGGCCCTACCCTGCAATATGACAAGGAGCGCTGGCTCTCGACGCAGTGGAGGCTGGTTAGCGACGAGGCCGTGACGAGTGGACTGCGGGACGGAATCGTCTTCGTCCTGAAATGCTTGGACTTCAGCCTCGTGGTCAATGTGAAGAGAATTCCATTCATCGTGCTCTCAGAAGAGTTCATAGACCCCAAATCTCACAAGTTTGTCCTACGCTTGCAGTCCGAGACCTCGGTTTAA